In Acropora palmata chromosome 7, jaAcrPala1.3, whole genome shotgun sequence, one genomic interval encodes:
- the LOC141887203 gene encoding uncharacterized protein LOC141887203 → MRFIVCVTFVLLCAPGFSRSKAVAKSEKKGKGRYVERLRHKENNYIFSNEQAEQKSVIEKFGMLVKSSAKAIGAITFKKVPYSRGKMLYIGGKEEKLTFLKDYMKLPFTVITEGILNMELLTTADLNVAMLYNRQLKTPIE, encoded by the exons ATGAGGTTCATCGTCTGTGTGACTTTCGTCCTCCTTTGCGCTCCTGGTTTTTCCCGAAGTAAAGCTGTTGctaaaagtgaaaagaaaggaaaag GAAGATATGTTGAAAGACTGCgtcacaaagaaaacaactacATTTTCAGCAACGAGCAAGCTGAACAAAAAAGCGTTATAGAGAAGTTTGgaatgctggtgaaaagttcAGCTAAAGCGATAGGCGCTATAACGTTCAAGAAAGTGCCCTACTCCCGCGGAAAAATGCTATATATCGGGGGAAAAGAGGAAAAGCTTACATTCTTAAAAGACTACATGAAGCTCCCTTTTACAGTTATAACGGAGGGCATTCTGAATATGGAACTACTTACCACAGCAGATTTAAACGTGGCGATGTTATATAATCGACAATTAAAGACTCCCATTGAATAG
- the LOC141887282 gene encoding uncharacterized protein LOC141887282 — MSALDNPEAVDAKLQKELESHRLAGPFQSPPSSPFWISPLGLVPKKVQGEFRLIHHLSFPPGLSVNDGISSDHTSVKYATIDEAIQLIKSVGPDCLLAKTDVKNAFRIIPIHPDDYGLLGMQWRGQYYYDRCMPMGCSSSCLTFETFSTAVEWIARNKLQIDYILHILDDYLLVAPTEQLCQQQLDLFLSLCSYLGIPIAPDKTCGPSTTMSFAGIELDSIFLEARLPHDKIEKCISLISVFLHRKKVTLKEVQSLNGLLNFACSVIRPGRAFLRRLIDLTVGVRLPNHCIRLNREVKEDLKTWLSFLLNFNGRYCFLDDLWVNSSKLNLFTDASGAHGFGAIFGSHWCYGKWPSNWEYQNIAILEFYPIVLSLYLWGEAMSNQCILFFTDNESLVHVINRQTCKDKHLMAFVRKLVSICLHHNILFKAKHIPGIHNNQADALSRLQVQTFRHLAPAHMDPLPTDIPQHLQPQNWVQ; from the coding sequence ATGTCGGCTCTAGACAACCCAGAAGCTGTTGATGCTAAGCTCCAAAAAGAGCTAGAATCACATAGATTGGCAGGTCCTTTTCAATCCCCTCCATCGTCTCCATTCTGGATTTCACCTCTAGGCTTAGTACCAAAGAAGGTCCAGGGAGAATTTCGTCTAATACATCATTTGTCTTTTCCGCCTGGCCTCTCTGTTAATGACGGCATTTCATCCGATCATACCAGTGTTAAATATGCTACCATTGATGAGGCCATCCAATTGATTAAAAGTGTCGGTCCAGATTGTCTTTTGGCCAAAACTGACGTTAAAAATGCATTCCGGATTATCCCCATTCACCCTGATGATTATGGACTCCTGGGGATGCAGTGGAGGGGGCAATATTATTATGACCGATGCATGCCAATGGGTTGTTCCTCTTCTTGCTTGACTTTTGAAACGTTTAGCACAGCTGTGGAATGGATTGCTCGTAATAAGCTACAAATTGATTACATTTTACACATCCTCGATGATTACCTCTTAGTTGCTCCTACTGAGCAACTCTGTCAACAacagctggatttgtttttgtcgCTTTGCTCTTACCTGGGTATTCCCATAGCGCCAGATAAGACTTGTGGTCCATCCACTACCATGTCCTTTGCAGGTATTGAATTAGACTCCATTTTTTTAGAGGCTCGTCTGCCTCATGATAAgattgaaaaatgtatttccCTGATCTCAGTTTTTCTCCACCGCAAAAAGGTCACCTTAAAGGAAGTACAGTCCCTCAATGGCCtcttaaattttgcttgttcaGTCATAAGACCAGGACGGGCCTTTTTAAGACGTCTGATTGACCTGACAGTGGGGGTACGTTTACCGAACCATTGCATTAGACTTAATCGTGAGGTAAAGGAGGATCTCAAAACATGGCTTTCCTTTCTATTAAATTTCAATGGAAGGTATTGTTTCTTGGACGACTTATGGGTCAATTCCTCCAAATTAAATCTTTTTACTGATGCCTCTGGTGCACATGGTTTTGGTGCTATATTTGGGTCCCACTGGTGCTATGGGAAATGGCCTTCTAATTGGGAATACCAGAATATTGCAATTCTAGAGTTTTATCCTATTGTCTTAAGTCTGTACCTTTGGGGCGAAGCCATGAGTAATCAGTGCATATTATTTTTTACCGACAACGAATCCCTGGTGCATGTGATCAATAGGCAAACGTGCAAAGACAAACATTTAATGGCCTTTGTTCGGAAACTTGTTTCTATATGTTTACATCAcaacattcttttcaaagccaAACACATTCCGGGAATTCATAATAACCAAGCTGATGCTCTGTCTCGCTTGCAGGTGCAGACTTTCAGACATCTAGCCCCAGCTCACATGGACCCCTTGCCTACAGATATTCCCCAGCATCTGCAGCCTCAGAATTGGGTTCAATAG